A single Argentina anserina chromosome 7, drPotAnse1.1, whole genome shotgun sequence DNA region contains:
- the LOC126802717 gene encoding uncharacterized protein LOC126802717 has translation MLSLLPSRLPKPAKTLLLHLPHFPMAQLIRNDTTHSSASAHHHQNVVVMRHGDRIDNFEPRWIKNAARPWDPPLVEEGKVRAFCTGAKLRSDLGFPVHRVFVSPFVRCVETAVQVVTALSALETPSLVKYDSSQPLPVDPSKLKVSIEYGLCEMLNREAIRGDIAPKDGNWGFNIPELEAKFPEGTVDRTVERVYKQLPQWGESVMDARSRYANVVEALADKYPTENLLLVTHGEGVGSSITAFLEGATVYEAEYCAYSKLRRPIFCNDQSTTAGKFEVLTNIGQTGVSYSLSL, from the exons ATGCTTTCCCTTCTTCCCTCTCGTCTACCCAAACCGGccaaaaccctcctcctccacttGCCGCATTTCCCAATGGCCCAGCTCATCCGCAACGACACCACCCACTCCTCCGCCTCCgcccaccaccaccaaaacGTCGTCGTCATGCGCCACGGCGACCGAATCGACAACTTCGAGCCCCGCTGGATCAAGAACGCCGCCCGCCCCTGGGACCCGCCTCTCGTCGAGGAGGGCAAGGTCCGCGCCTTCTGCACCGGCGCCAAGCTCCGCTCCGATCTCGGCTTCCCCGTCCACCGAGTCTTCGTCTCCCCCTTCGTTCGCTGCGTCGAGACCGCCGTCCAGGTCGTCACTGCTCTCTCCGCCCTCGAAACGCCGTCGTTGGTCAAATACGACAGCAGTCAGCCCCTCCCCGTTGATCCCTCCAAGCTCAAG GTCTCAATTGAATATGGCTTGTGTGAGATGTTGAATAGAGAGGCCATTCGCGGTGATATAGCTCCGAAAGATGGGAATTGGGGTTTCAACATTCCAGAACTTGAAGCCAAGTTCCCAGAAGGTACTGTGGATCGCACCGTGGAGAGAGTTTACAAACAG TTGCCCCAGTGGGGAGAGAGTGTGATGGATGCGAGGTCAAGGTATGCTAATGTTGTTGAGGCCCTTGCCGATAAATACCCTACAGAAAATTTGCTCCTTGTCACTCACG GTGAAGGAGTTGGTTCCTCAATTACTGCGTTCCTGGAGGGCGCCACAGTATACGAAGCAGAGTACTGTGCATATTCAAAACTACGAAGGCCCATCTTCTGCAATGATCAATCAACGACTGCTGGAAAGTTTGAGGTATTAACAAATATTGGTCAGACTGGTGTCAGTTATTCTCTTTCATTATAA
- the LOC126803196 gene encoding transcription factor DUO1, protein MEGKREEGIRKGPWKAEEDEVLINHVKKCGPRDWSSIRSKGLLQRTGKSCRLRWVNKLRPNLKNGCKFSLEEERVVIELQAQFGNKWAKIATHLPGRTDNDVKNFWSSRQKRLARILHTSTVAVTPSKSHKNRREIPVYHDEVPTVENMESPKHFFFKEIPKFSCSSDGESSSQAASCSSPCIGISFGVPIPEHLDSKLLGFDANPVQQELAIPEKNLWIESQPLIPFLGNPQLQTELEYSSDTHELLKLDFDMFTTLDAELGKQLDIVPPFLEPVGGCGNVEGEKIDNPITPDCVFDDFPVDMFDQIEPLPNGPNSSQS, encoded by the exons ATGGAAGGCAAAAGAGAAGAAGGAATCAGAAAAGGACCATGGAAAGCAGAGGAAGACGAAGTGCTTATCAACCATGTCAAGAAATGTGGCCCTAGAGACTGGAgctccattcgatccaaaggcCTCTTGCAGCGTACCGGAAAGTCGTGCCGTCTCCGTTGGGTTAATAAGCTTCGTCCCAACTTGAAGAA TGGGTGCAAATTTTCACTAGAGGAGGAGAGGGTGGTGATAGAGTTGCAAGCACAATTCGGGAACAAATGGGCAAAAATAGCAACCCATTTGCCTGGGAGAACCGATAATGATGTCAAGAACTTCTGGAGTAGCAGGCAGAAAAGGCTGGCTAGAATTCTGCACACATCAACAGTAGCAGTTACACCCTCCAAATCACACAAGAACAGAAGGGAAATTCCAGTTTACCATGACGAGGTTCCCACCGTGGag AACATGGAGAGTCCGAagcactttttttttaaagag ATTCCCAAGTTCAGTTGTTCATCAGATGGTGAATCATCATCACAGGCTGCATCATGCTCATCACCTTGCATTGGGATCTCATTTGGAGTGCCAATCCCAGAACATCTTGACTCAAAGTTGCTTGGTTTTGATGCAAACCCTGTTCAGCAGGAGCTCGCTATACCTGAGAAGAATCTATGGATCGAGTCCCAACCTCTAATTCCTTTCCTAGGGAACCCACAACTCCAAACAGAGCTTGAATACTCATCAGACACCCATGAACTCCTGAAACTTGACTTCGACATGTTCACAACTTTAGATGCTGAACTTGGCAAACAACTTGACATCGTGCCTCCATTTCTTGAGCCAGTTGGAGGCTGCGGAAATGTTGAAGGGGAAAAGATTGACAACCCAATAACCCCCGATTGTGTCTTCGATGACTTTCCAGTTGACATGTTTGATCAAATCGAGCCACTGCCAAATGGCCCGAATTCATCTCAAAGTTGA
- the LOC126803046 gene encoding uncharacterized protein LOC126803046, whose translation MVSQAEMQEAEQHKGNGGNHCRTLMPDTHFLWAGAGAAQFASAVVLYRKGSGPRSTSMPFRACAIASLIVGAGATAAFAGIRASGIHKVDDLIQLRANIRTGLGVQRRAKH comes from the exons ATGGTCAGTCAGGCAGAGATGCAGGAGGCGGAGCAGCACAAGGGAAATGGCGGCAACCACTGCCGGACCCTCATGCCCGACACCCACTTCTTATGGGCCGGAGCCGGCGCGGCCCAGTTCGCCTCCGCCGTAGTCCTCTACCGGAAAGGATCCGGTCCCCGCTCCACTTCCATGCCTTTCAGGGCTTGCGCTATCGCTTCCCTCATCGTCGGCGCCGGCGCCACCGCCGCCTTCGCTGGCATCCGTGCTTCTGGTATCCACaag GTGGATGACTTAATTCAGTTGCGTGCAAACATAAGAACCGGCCTGGGGGTACAACGGAGGGCAAAGCATTGA